From the Pedobacter cryoconitis genome, one window contains:
- a CDS encoding RagB/SusD family nutrient uptake outer membrane protein produces the protein MKTISKYILLAAVSLSFTSCKKFLDREPIAQITPDNIFNSQQGAQSAVMGMYRTQLGANSYGQSLIIVPEFSARHVNHVSSFPEYVDFKTNTIRIDNPWVQNIWTAGYAAINAANNIVVKVAAMPEAAIATDKRQQFIREAQFIRALTYFNLVRAFGEVPLIVTPTGENDNLKVPRNTVAEVYAKIIADLIEASNLPNVYANIAETKGRVTGNAAKALLAKVYLYNGAVTNTYAEAARLAKDVIATSGASMPVDFGSVWTTKNTSESIFELQFDAQATNPLATVSNPNASALFYAEGKSIADLYEAGDKRRDFTIYQNTPADPRFYIGKYRIFNPAIQNVPVIRIAEIYLIHAEAQARLDGGVSAASYDSYKKVRDRAGITTPDISTFTTLAAFITAVQKEKRKEMMFEGEAWFDYCRTGLALTDMMTKADPNYYLYPVPDAERRNNPTLTQNKGY, from the coding sequence ATGAAAACGATTTCAAAATATATTTTACTAGCAGCCGTGTCCTTAAGCTTTACGTCCTGTAAAAAATTCCTGGACAGGGAACCTATTGCACAGATTACACCTGATAATATTTTCAATTCACAACAAGGTGCCCAATCGGCAGTAATGGGAATGTACAGAACACAATTGGGAGCGAACTCTTACGGACAATCCCTGATTATTGTTCCTGAATTCTCGGCCAGACACGTGAATCACGTATCCAGCTTTCCTGAATATGTAGACTTTAAAACCAATACGATCCGTATTGATAATCCATGGGTACAGAATATCTGGACAGCAGGTTATGCTGCCATTAATGCGGCAAATAACATTGTGGTGAAAGTAGCTGCAATGCCTGAAGCTGCAATTGCAACTGATAAAAGACAACAATTCATCAGAGAAGCACAATTTATCAGAGCTTTGACTTATTTTAATTTAGTCAGAGCATTTGGAGAGGTTCCTTTAATTGTAACGCCGACCGGAGAAAACGATAACCTGAAAGTACCACGTAATACCGTAGCTGAAGTTTATGCGAAAATCATTGCAGACCTGATAGAAGCTTCTAATTTGCCGAATGTTTATGCGAATATTGCAGAAACTAAAGGCAGAGTAACTGGTAACGCAGCTAAAGCTTTGCTGGCTAAAGTTTATCTATATAATGGTGCTGTAACAAATACTTACGCAGAAGCAGCAAGATTAGCGAAGGATGTGATCGCAACAAGCGGTGCGTCAATGCCAGTTGACTTCGGGTCAGTCTGGACTACAAAAAACACTTCAGAATCAATTTTTGAATTGCAGTTTGATGCACAGGCGACCAACCCGCTGGCCACGGTAAGTAATCCGAATGCTTCTGCTTTATTTTATGCAGAAGGAAAATCGATTGCTGATTTATATGAAGCAGGAGATAAAAGAAGAGACTTTACCATTTACCAGAATACCCCGGCAGATCCGAGGTTTTATATCGGTAAATACAGAATCTTTAACCCGGCTATTCAAAACGTACCGGTGATCCGTATTGCTGAAATCTATCTGATCCACGCAGAGGCCCAGGCCCGCTTAGATGGGGGAGTAAGTGCCGCAAGCTACGATTCTTATAAAAAGGTGCGTGACAGGGCTGGAATCACTACTCCTGACATTTCTACCTTTACTACGCTTGCAGCATTTATAACCGCTGTGCAGAAAGAAAAGAGAAAGGAAATGATGTTTGAAGGAGAAGCGTGGTTTGATTACTGCCGTACTGGTTTAGCATTGACCGATATGATGACTAAAGCAGATCCTAATTACTATTTATACCCTGTTCCTGATGCAGAACGCAGAAATAATCCAACTTTAACCCAAAATAAAGGGTATTAG
- a CDS encoding SDR family oxidoreductase, translating into MYNELSGQIALVTGGTKGTGKAIAERLALAGAKVIITARNKPEDVNPDFHFISADLSMSEGTKKVTAAILAEYGGIDILINNLGGSETPGGGFAALSDAHWLETLQTNLLAPVRLDRGLLPSMLAKGSGVIIHIASIQGRLPLPDSTLPYAAAKAGLINYSKGLSKEVTPKGIRVLTVSPGWIQTEAAIRMMERLAESSGDTIENATQQVMNSLGGIPMGRPAKPEEIAELVGFLVSPRANYLSGTEYVIDGGTIPTI; encoded by the coding sequence ATGTACAACGAATTATCTGGTCAGATAGCACTGGTAACAGGCGGGACAAAAGGAACAGGAAAGGCAATTGCAGAAAGACTAGCTCTTGCAGGAGCGAAAGTAATCATCACTGCAAGAAATAAACCGGAAGATGTCAATCCTGATTTCCACTTTATCTCCGCGGATTTAAGTATGTCAGAAGGCACTAAAAAAGTAACCGCAGCAATCTTAGCGGAATATGGTGGAATAGATATCCTGATTAACAATCTCGGTGGCTCAGAAACCCCTGGCGGTGGATTTGCAGCACTATCAGACGCGCATTGGTTAGAAACACTTCAAACTAATCTACTGGCTCCTGTAAGGCTCGATAGAGGTTTGTTACCTTCCATGTTAGCAAAGGGCTCAGGAGTCATTATACATATCGCCTCGATACAGGGAAGACTACCATTACCTGATTCTACTTTACCTTATGCAGCCGCTAAAGCCGGACTGATCAATTACAGCAAAGGGTTATCAAAAGAGGTTACTCCAAAAGGTATACGCGTATTAACCGTATCACCGGGCTGGATACAGACAGAAGCGGCTATAAGGATGATGGAGCGCTTAGCGGAAAGTTCAGGAGATACCATAGAAAATGCAACTCAACAAGTGATGAATTCATTGGGAGGTATCCCGATGGGCAGGCCAGCCAAACCAGAAGAAATTGCTGAGCTTGTAGGATTCCTTGTCTCTCCACGTGCAAACTATTTATCAGGAACTGAATATGTAATTGACGGAGGAACTATTCCAACTATTTAA
- a CDS encoding winged helix-turn-helix transcriptional regulator translates to MYQKKIAQHFDCGLDLVGEVLYGKWKIRLLYFINEGHIRPSQLQRKIPGASRRVLNVQLNELEKHELVSKVIFPVLPPKVEYSLTAFGQSLIPLIHSIGLWGDEHEEKLRGILTKS, encoded by the coding sequence ATGTATCAGAAAAAGATAGCGCAGCACTTTGATTGCGGACTGGATTTAGTAGGGGAGGTCTTATATGGAAAATGGAAAATAAGATTACTTTATTTTATCAATGAAGGACATATCAGGCCCAGTCAGCTGCAAAGAAAAATTCCGGGGGCTTCACGCCGGGTTTTGAATGTTCAGTTAAACGAGCTGGAAAAACACGAGCTGGTTTCGAAGGTTATTTTTCCAGTACTTCCACCGAAAGTTGAGTACAGCTTAACGGCGTTTGGTCAGAGTTTAATTCCTTTAATTCATTCCATAGGGCTATGGGGAGATGAACATGAAGAGAAATTAAGGGGAATACTAACAAAAAGTTAA
- a CDS encoding glycosyltransferase, which yields MSKKSVLIIGLVWPEPTSSAAGTRIIQLINLFLSQGYEAIFASGASKSEFSFDLPAIGVTEREIKLNDSSFNTFLQETSPDIVLFDRFMVEEQYGWRVQQECPDAIRILDTEDLHCLRHARQQAMKTHSPLELFTDLAKREIAAILRCDLSLMISELEIEVLQEQFRIDPSLLYYLPFLEEELTAKDIQEWKPFEEREGFMFIGNFLHEPNWNTVQILKTKVWPELRKKLPQAKLHIYGAYASQKVMQLHNEKEKFYVHGRAKDARKAIAKHKILLAPIQFGAGVKGKFIDAMQVGTPAVTTSVGAEAMKGNLEWNGVIADDPFLFINRAVQLYQDKVWWFRAQQNGVRIINERYGKSTFTQAFIESLQTLSLNLTAHRKRNFFGQILQHHTANSTKYMSLWIEEKNTQKV from the coding sequence ATGTCTAAAAAGAGTGTATTGATTATTGGATTGGTATGGCCTGAACCTACTTCATCAGCAGCGGGTACAAGAATAATTCAGTTAATCAATCTATTTCTTTCTCAGGGCTATGAGGCCATATTTGCTTCTGGTGCTTCTAAAAGTGAATTTAGTTTTGACTTACCAGCCATTGGCGTAACCGAGCGGGAAATCAAATTAAATGATAGCAGCTTTAATACTTTTCTACAGGAAACCAGTCCTGACATCGTACTTTTTGACCGCTTCATGGTCGAAGAACAATACGGATGGAGAGTACAGCAGGAATGTCCTGATGCCATCAGAATACTGGATACAGAAGATCTGCATTGTTTACGTCATGCCCGTCAGCAGGCTATGAAAACACACAGTCCGCTGGAACTGTTTACTGATCTGGCTAAAAGAGAGATCGCCGCGATATTACGCTGTGATCTGTCTTTAATGATTTCGGAACTGGAGATAGAGGTTCTGCAAGAGCAGTTCCGTATAGATCCGTCATTACTTTATTATTTACCATTTTTAGAAGAAGAACTGACTGCAAAAGATATTCAGGAATGGAAACCATTTGAAGAACGCGAAGGATTTATGTTTATTGGCAATTTTCTTCATGAACCCAACTGGAATACTGTTCAGATATTAAAGACTAAAGTTTGGCCTGAGCTTAGGAAAAAGCTACCACAAGCTAAACTTCATATCTACGGTGCTTATGCTTCTCAAAAAGTGATGCAATTGCACAACGAGAAAGAAAAATTCTATGTTCACGGCCGTGCAAAAGATGCCCGGAAAGCAATTGCAAAGCATAAAATATTACTGGCACCTATCCAGTTTGGCGCAGGTGTTAAAGGAAAATTTATCGATGCCATGCAGGTGGGAACTCCTGCTGTGACTACCTCTGTAGGTGCTGAAGCTATGAAAGGAAACCTGGAATGGAACGGAGTGATCGCAGATGATCCCTTCCTTTTTATCAACCGGGCTGTTCAGTTATATCAGGACAAGGTCTGGTGGTTCCGGGCACAACAAAACGGGGTAAGGATTATTAATGAACGTTATGGAAAATCAACTTTTACTCAGGCATTTATTGAATCCCTCCAAACTTTATCACTGAATTTAACGGCTCATCGCAAGCGCAATTTCTTCGGACAGATTTTACAGCACCATACCGCAAATAGCACGAAATATATGTCACTGTGGATTGAAGAGAAGAATACACAAAAGGTCTAA
- a CDS encoding tRNA-(ms[2]io[6]A)-hydroxylase, translated as MLGLKLLTDPRWANIAESNLEEILTDHAWCEQKAATNAITLIANNSEHMDLVEELTAIAIEEMQHFQMVVEIIKQRGYTLGRERKDDYVGRLVKFSRRDGSRNNAFIDRLLFAAMIEARSCERFRVLSLNIKDQELAKFYHDLMISEAGHYTTFLNFARKYTIDVDVDKRWKEWLEFEGELIQSFGNKEAIHG; from the coding sequence ATGCTTGGATTAAAATTATTAACAGACCCGCGTTGGGCTAATATTGCTGAATCAAATTTAGAAGAGATATTGACTGATCATGCCTGGTGTGAGCAGAAAGCAGCAACAAATGCCATTACGCTGATCGCTAATAATTCTGAGCATATGGATTTGGTAGAAGAATTAACAGCTATCGCTATCGAAGAAATGCAGCATTTCCAGATGGTAGTAGAAATTATCAAACAGCGCGGTTATACTTTAGGCCGTGAACGTAAAGATGATTATGTTGGCCGTTTAGTGAAATTCAGCCGCAGAGACGGGAGCCGGAACAATGCTTTTATTGACAGGCTGTTATTTGCCGCAATGATTGAAGCCAGAAGCTGTGAACGTTTCCGGGTGTTATCATTGAATATTAAAGACCAGGAGTTAGCGAAGTTTTACCATGATTTAATGATTTCTGAAGCTGGTCATTATACCACGTTTTTAAACTTTGCCAGAAAATATACGATTGATGTGGATGTCGATAAACGATGGAAAGAGTGGCTGGAATTTGAAGGTGAACTGATTCAGAGTTTTGGGAACAAAGAGGCTATCCACGGCTAA
- a CDS encoding glycosyltransferase: MNQSIKDQLKGKKILFATVPADGHFNPLTGLAKYFQQAGADVRWYASDTFTKKLQQLAIPQFPYVKAIDTNAAGIDNLFPERKLIDDPIKKANLDIIHGLVYRSSEFYEDLQQIRESFPFDLLVSDSVFPVAPLVKHLMDIPVVAIGIMPLGEISVDLAPYGMGLLPPQNEEEQKKYEELRELASNVLFKESIDSYDALLKSYNISIPPSMLVNLLIKTADLYLQIGTPDFEYIRSDLGENIHFIGALFPYTQKDQHEPWFDKRLNEYKKVVLVTQGTVEKDVEKLIVPTLEAFKDTDVLVIATTGGSETANLREKYPQHNFIIEDYLPFNEVLPYTHAFITNGGYGGSLLSIKHGTPLIAAGVHEAKNEICARIGYFNYGINLNTENPTPEQLRAAVEEIIINDLYTNNVTKLAGELNSLNSNELCAQHVVRLLDKIAVL, translated from the coding sequence ATGAATCAATCGATCAAAGACCAACTTAAAGGCAAAAAAATCCTATTTGCAACTGTTCCGGCAGACGGGCATTTTAATCCGCTTACCGGATTAGCAAAATACTTTCAGCAGGCCGGAGCTGACGTACGCTGGTACGCATCAGACACATTCACTAAAAAACTACAACAATTAGCTATTCCGCAATTTCCGTATGTCAAAGCTATAGACACGAATGCTGCCGGTATAGATAATCTGTTTCCGGAAAGAAAGCTGATTGATGATCCTATTAAGAAAGCAAACCTTGATATTATTCATGGCCTGGTTTACCGTTCATCAGAATTTTATGAAGATCTTCAGCAAATACGTGAATCATTCCCTTTTGATTTACTAGTTTCAGATTCTGTGTTTCCAGTGGCTCCCTTAGTTAAACACCTGATGGATATACCCGTTGTCGCAATTGGTATCATGCCTTTAGGGGAAATTTCAGTAGATCTGGCACCCTATGGTATGGGTTTATTACCTCCGCAAAATGAAGAAGAGCAAAAGAAATATGAAGAATTACGCGAACTGGCCAGTAATGTACTTTTCAAAGAATCAATTGATAGCTATGATGCGCTGCTAAAGAGTTATAATATCTCCATCCCTCCGTCAATGCTGGTTAATTTATTGATCAAAACAGCTGATCTGTATTTACAGATTGGTACGCCAGATTTTGAATATATCCGGAGCGATCTCGGAGAAAACATCCATTTTATCGGTGCTTTATTTCCATACACCCAAAAAGACCAGCACGAACCCTGGTTTGACAAACGCTTAAATGAATACAAAAAAGTGGTTCTGGTTACTCAGGGTACTGTCGAAAAGGACGTTGAGAAGCTAATAGTCCCAACACTGGAAGCATTCAAGGATACTGATGTACTTGTGATTGCCACCACAGGTGGAAGTGAAACTGCTAACCTGAGAGAAAAATATCCTCAACACAATTTTATCATCGAAGATTATCTTCCGTTTAATGAAGTTCTTCCTTATACGCATGCCTTTATCACAAATGGAGGATACGGCGGCTCTTTACTTAGCATCAAACATGGAACACCCCTGATCGCGGCGGGTGTACATGAAGCTAAAAATGAAATTTGTGCACGTATAGGTTATTTCAATTACGGTATCAATCTCAACACTGAAAATCCAACTCCGGAACAACTCCGGGCTGCTGTAGAGGAAATTATAATTAATGACCTTTACACAAATAATGTAACTAAGCTGGCCGGAGAGCTCAATAGTTTGAATTCCAATGAGCTGTGTGCTCAGCATGTAGTCAGGTTACTTGATAAAATAGCTGTACTGTAA
- a CDS encoding nuclear transport factor 2 family protein, protein MKKIILSLLLITSCVFAKAQETTGAASKEETEVAAVVEKLRAAMISGNKADLESVVSADLTYGHSGGKIQNKAAFVDDITSKRSDFKTIELTKQSITIQNNVAIVRHVLIADTNDGGKPAHISLGIVLVLKKEKKDWKIIARRAFHVD, encoded by the coding sequence ATGAAAAAAATAATCTTATCCTTACTTTTAATTACCTCCTGCGTGTTTGCAAAAGCTCAGGAAACAACTGGTGCTGCCTCTAAAGAAGAAACTGAAGTTGCAGCTGTTGTAGAGAAATTAAGAGCAGCTATGATCAGCGGTAACAAAGCCGACCTGGAAAGTGTAGTCTCAGCTGATTTAACCTATGGCCACTCCGGTGGGAAAATTCAGAACAAAGCAGCCTTTGTAGATGACATTACTTCGAAAAGATCAGACTTTAAAACGATTGAATTGACCAAACAATCGATTACTATTCAGAATAATGTAGCCATTGTGCGCCATGTTTTAATCGCGGATACCAATGATGGAGGTAAACCTGCACACATTAGCCTGGGTATAGTTTTAGTGCTGAAGAAAGAGAAAAAAGACTGGAAAATTATCGCAAGACGCGCATTTCACGTGGACTAA
- a CDS encoding LacI family DNA-binding transcriptional regulator, translating into MFEPFTLKDIAKALGLSTSTVSRALRDTHEISPETKKLVLDYAQKINYRPNPIALSLKERRSKSIGVSLSEVANQYFAQVVNGIESIAYDRGYHVIITQTHEFYEREKVNIQHLASRSVDGLLVSLSAETTDTSYLQNLHQRGLPMVFFDRVTDQINTHQLIANNEKGSFEATEYLINQGCRRIAHLTSSDHLSISVERLNGYKQALAKHNLPFNEAYIKYCEHGGMFQDETDTAIRELMNLKEKPDGIFVASDRLSIGALVVFKELKIKVPQEMVIAGFCNSDVLDLMCPTLTSVRQPAFEMGQIATDMLLNLIESKYPVHDFEKKILDTSLHVRNS; encoded by the coding sequence ATGTTTGAGCCCTTTACTTTAAAAGATATCGCCAAGGCATTAGGCCTTTCTACCTCTACTGTTTCCAGAGCACTGCGTGACACGCATGAAATCAGTCCGGAGACTAAAAAACTTGTGCTGGATTATGCACAAAAAATCAATTACCGTCCAAATCCTATTGCCTTAAGTTTAAAAGAGCGCAGAAGTAAATCTATCGGGGTTTCTTTAAGTGAAGTTGCAAATCAGTATTTTGCCCAGGTGGTCAATGGTATTGAGTCTATTGCTTATGACCGTGGTTATCATGTTATCATTACGCAGACACATGAATTTTATGAGCGTGAAAAGGTGAATATCCAGCATTTAGCTTCCAGATCGGTTGATGGTTTGCTAGTTTCTTTATCTGCTGAAACTACAGATACTTCTTATCTTCAGAATTTACATCAGCGGGGCTTACCTATGGTATTTTTTGACCGGGTAACTGATCAGATCAATACGCATCAGCTCATTGCAAACAATGAGAAAGGTTCATTTGAAGCGACCGAATATCTGATTAATCAGGGTTGCAGGCGTATTGCTCATTTAACAAGTTCAGATCATTTGTCTATTAGCGTAGAGCGCTTAAATGGGTATAAACAAGCTTTAGCGAAGCATAACCTTCCTTTCAATGAAGCTTATATCAAGTATTGTGAACATGGAGGGATGTTTCAGGACGAAACCGATACGGCGATCAGAGAATTGATGAACCTGAAGGAAAAGCCTGATGGTATTTTCGTAGCCAGTGACCGGTTGAGTATTGGCGCACTAGTGGTATTCAAGGAGTTGAAAATTAAAGTCCCGCAAGAGATGGTTATTGCCGGATTTTGTAATTCTGATGTGCTTGATCTGATGTGCCCAACGCTGACTTCAGTTCGGCAGCCCGCTTTTGAGATGGGGCAGATTGCAACTGATATGCTGCTGAATTTAATAGAAAGCAAGTATCCGGTTCATGACTTCGAAAAGAAGATACTGGATACAAGCTTACATGTTCGCAATAGTTAG